The window TGAAAGGACTTGCAAATATTTGTTACAGTTTGGTTCACATTTATTAATCTGGTTGACATCGAGCAGTTACATAATAAGCTAAATACTTGGTtctaaatgacatttttttcctcacattcACCCTTATTAGCAGGTAACCTCTGTACACCGTCATGTGAATTATACAGAGGTGATCGCagttcagaggaaaacacaagtGTGTGATGTATAAGTGATTTAGTATGTCCATATGATAAGCACATACACTGGTGGAAGTCAGTAAGGTTTaagaaaaacagtttatttagcACGGGCAAGCAGCAGGGGTCAAAGGTAAAGGGTCACATGCTCGAAAGGGTTTGGTGTAAGTTATTACTGCTGAATACGGCGGATGGACTGGATCTGAGGGGTCTGGCAGTGAGAGCCAAACTCCCTGAAGTGTTTGTACTCCCCACAGTGACGATCGCACTCCATGATATATTGGTATCCACGATAACCAGGATACTGGTAGCAGACAAATCTGTTGAGAAATGACAGACGTGGAAATGCAAATGTTGTGAAATGTTGCAAAGCATATTGTGAAAATCTGAGTAGGGTTATTTTTGAACTGCTGAGAGGatgaggagggggaaaaaaggaggcAAATAAGCAGCTGGGGACACTCACGCTCCAGAATGGATCCTTAGAGAGCCAACTTCATTGTTGCACCAACCCATGGCCTGGAGGGAGGGGTAATCGTCGCTGAGCTCACCCTTACGGCCCAGGAAGTTCTCACGCTCATAGATAGTCATACGACACTCTCTGTGGTTCTGAAGGTGGGGGAGGTAAAGAAAGAATACATTTGAGTAGTTTTTCAGGTCAGGCAAGTCTACATTATTGATTTGTCCGTCACAGTAGCATTCACACACAATGCAGAtttttcagtgaaaaaaaagctGAGAGATAACTTACAGCACAGGCAATGGGTCTGAAGGAGGTCAGTCTCTCAATGTGATAGGCATTGCTACCTCCAAAAGCATCACACTGGGGGTACTCTCCCCGCTCCAGGACAAACTGCTGTCCCTGATAGGAGGCATGCTCATAACCCACCCAGCTGGAAGgaagcatagaaaaaaaaagattattccATCATCCCAAAAGTCCTTAAATCCACTTatacagaggttaataacatcCTGTCATGTTAACCGTATGTCACTTAATGATGGTTTTCTGCTGCATGTAAGACTGCTCTATCTGTGCGCACATATCTGTTTACTCACGCTCCACTCTCCACCCTGAGGGAGCGAACAGTCTCAAAGCCAAACTCCATCACATTGCAGCACTCAGAGGTGAACTCATGGCGGCGTCCCTGGAAGCATTCCTCATCGAAGACAATGATCTAATGGGAAAAAGGACATGCAGCTGATCGCTGTATTATCACACACCATCCACTTAAACTTGATGTGTGATGTCTGAAATCACTTCAGCAGCTCACCTCAAACATATAAAACTACATTAGCTAAGCTAATCGCTCTGAACTGGGAGATAAACCACTTTTAACAAGGCCTAATGCACAACTGTGTGATATTCCAATCCTAATGAAGTTTTTATAGCGTCCTAATGTGGTGTGACTTCATTGGGTACTCTCCCTGATGCTCAACTGTATGAGGCGTTTTACAACAAGCAGCTCGTGGTCACATCTGAGGGAAAATTCAAAGGTGCTGATGAATAAAGCTGCTCTTCCATCTGCAGACTCACCTTCCAGTGGCCGGAGAACTTGGTGCAATGGTGAGTCATCTTGTCTGGAAGGAAGAAAGAATTTTATCCACGAGTGCTAACAATGAATAGACAGTAGTGACAACAGGGGAGCCACACACTCTGAGAGGTTAGCAGTCATTTTATTCTGATGCAGAAACTAGCCAGAAGCTAACCAGTAAAGATAGATGTGTGAACCAGAAATCCAAAAAGTGAAGAACAGGAGATCGGTTCTATTGTCAGACATATGAAAAAACAAGTCTGTGTCGCAGGTACAGTGTGTACTTTACACATAATGGGCAGGATACTGGAAGCAGCCTGAATTTGTAATTGCTAGATGGAAAGCACCAGCGTCTATTTATAGTTTGGATACCAAACAGAAGAGGGTCACAGAGGCCACAGGCTTCATTTGGCTACTctaacttttttctctctctttctagtttTTCTGCCCATTTCTAAGATTGTTCCATCATCACCACTGTTCATCGCAGCCACTGGGTGCAGTGATTTCAGCCGTGGAGCCTGGATGGTGTGTGTTTGGAGTGGGAGTAGATATGGATGTGTGAATATGGGGGATGCTATACCCTGGCTGTGGTACCCTGGCTGACCATGCTGGATGGCTGTGGCGGCTGGGCGAGGGACAGGAACTCACCTTGCTTGATGCCCTTGGGTTGTCCTGCCGTGAGAGTGAGAGGAGCCACACGCCCCCACCCTTTTAAAGCCTCCCCTGGCAGGGGTCCATGCTGAAAGCCCCGGCTCAGCAGCAGGGAGGGGCTTTTCTTTGTCCCTACCTGACAAAAGCATCGTTAATCTATGGAGGGCCAGAAGTGCAGACACCACATTATCACTGGGGGCAGTGGACACAGAGACCAGGAATATAAGAAATGAAACATAGAGTGCAAGCTGAGAAAATACTGAGAGCCAACGGCATCAGAGAGGGAAGAGAAAAAAGCTGGAGCTGGAAGCTCTTTAActctttatttcaatttatgtCTGCAAGTAAAGACCAGTCATTTTCTCAGTTAACTGGTGCTTCATTTTTGCCATTAAATGTGTGAAATTTGCAAATACAATAATGACCTGTCATACCATTAGAATTTGTTGATGATGTGAgaccaacacacacagacagaatgAGCTCTGTGTGCATGCCTGTTCATGTTGGTAACAGCGGTGAAGCGTTGATGGTGACTCAGaggatgtgtttttttccacaatatGTTTGAAAATAGTAGAACAGAAAGAAAGTTAAGAGAATTGCAAGATCCTTTGACGATTTTAGTATGGGACATAAAGACAATAATTCGTTATATCTACTAAAAAAGGTTGGTACCAGAGTTAAAGCACTAATTGCGACGGCTAATTGCGACGGCTATGattgttttttgcaatttagtGTCAGAAAATAGGAAGAGTACTAGATGGCTCTGTCTGATATATAGCTTATTTACCCTAAAGCTAAGTCTTAAGGCAAAAGACCTCAAGTTTTTGAAACGGTTATAACAAAGGATTTTTATTTGCAAGATCATTATTTGGAATCTGTTCTCAGTCGCTTTGATGTCACTTTCAGGTGCTCAGGCAGGTAGCAGGCTGgctacatgaaaaaaaaaaaaacaaacagaaaaaagcaaCCTCATGCATGTGTCAAGGCAGATTTTCAGTGCAGATAGTATTCTTATGAAAGCCTCCAATGTGTGCAGTGAGAAATCTAACCAGTACAGAGGAAGTCATTCATCCAATTATGGCAAACACTAATACTTACACCAGAATGCTTTCTAACATGAAACACGTCTCCACGTCTCAAATCTGATCATTTGAAGTGTTCTAGCAAGAATACGTGGTTGATCACACAGATCATAGCAGCactctttctttgtgtgttttatttttttgttatattcATAATTACAGTAACAAAGCCTTGTTTTTACGAAATGTTCAACAGTTTAatgaaaattttttaaaaaagccctCAATAGTAAAAACAGGTTTAACCTGCATGCTGTAGTGTAATGCACTAGCTAGGACTTGTGTGTTAGTGAgtgtcttgtgtgtgtgtgtgtgtgtgtgtgtgtgtgtgtgtgtgtgtgtgtgtgtgtgtgtgtgtgtgtgtgtggacgggtattaacatcttcatggggaccaaaaattggtagtttactatacttgtggggacaaacagcccttgtggggaccaaaatcccggtccccacgagtttgaaggcatttttgagcctcaaaatgtggttttagtgtcagggttacaattaggttatggttaggtttagggtaagggtcagggttaggcattcatttttgatggttagggttagggtaaggggctagggaaagcattgtgtcaatgagatgtccccacaaggatataaatacacacatgtgtgtgtgtgtgtgtgtgtgtgtgtgtgtgtgtgtgtgtgtgtgtgtgtgtgtgtttaagtgctTACATAATCAACCACTTGTAAACAGGAGCGCAGAGGCACTCGTATGGACAGCACAAAATTGTCCTTATTTCCTGTGAGCCTAAAGGAATTTCAGCTTATCTGCAACTTTTAGACATAATTCACTGCCTCAGATCTTCATATACAAGCCTGGCTTAATCAAAGTTCATTTCTCTGAAATCAAAACAGAAATTGTAGTTCAGAGAGACCGAAAGTCTCAATGAACGTTCAATCATCCAGATCCAgcaaatcccaaaaagttgatccTGTTCATCGGGATGTATCAGTGGGGAAATGTTTCGtctctcatccaagtgacttttttccccatccttataaacagtacctttgtataataactgaaactagcaccatggactaacaatgggctgtgaggtcagtgtCATGATCattaaggttggggaaacctgcagtcagttgagaatgaagaagtcacttataagagtgacaaaacatttctcccactgaaaacactatgtccagattaacagaatcaactttttgaacAGAGACCAAAATGTTTCCTGCCTGAAAAGAGTCAAATTTCAAAAATATCAAACAGGTTTCctcatcagattttttttttctatacaacacaagaaaaaacTGATCTGATTCATCTTACATTAGAAGGACAATGTTCACTTACCAGGGGAATTGTGTAATCAGCCATGATAATGATGAACCCCTCTGAAACACAGactaaatgttttcttcttgaGAAAGCCAGGGAGGACTCCTGAGACCCCTGGCAGTCATCAGAAAATTGACCAACAAGAATGAAAGAGCCAAGGGCAGGTAAAAATCAATAGGTTCCTTTCATTTGGCAGGACATTTTGTGGCAGTGTCAGAAGATAAAAGTGACAGTGGTCAATGCATTTAAAAGTCCATGTGTGTTTTCTGCCTAAAAGTGTAAAGCAGTGACAACCACTCATCCAATCTTCTTCAGACTTGGCAAGCATCATCATCAAAATCATTATCATCATAAAATGAAGTCACAGATATAAGCTCTTGCTCTCTTTTATTTCCTCCTAATGATGTCAGCAGCACTAGCATTAGCTATCATTAGTGAGGAACGCTCACACAATGGTTTGTTCTAACTATTAAAGGAACGAATCTCTTTGCttacaatatttaaattaaagtgTGCTATGCTATGTTGTCAGCTTCACTGGCAAAAGGTACAGGTGTAACACACAGGTACACATACCTGTTAGTAGTAAGAGactaataaaatactagaatttcactcaAGCTTCATGGGTGTGCCATAACACACAGCAAGTCTGAAGTAGTGAAAGTTTCTGCTTTTTGTACCAGACTGTAAACCGGCTTTTTAATGCTCCTTACTTCTGCATTTGAAACTTCTGCATTGTGGATCTATGAAGATGCACTTGCTTTTGGTGCAGTCTTTAACATTATTTTTCCCACTTGATGCTAAAATGTTTAAAGTCAGCCCTACCAAGTAGGATCAGATATGTAAGGCTAGATGAAAAGATGTAAAGTCTCCATAACGGGActgaatcacagcaatagtgTATTTTCTTTACAGTAAGCACTGCACcactcttttcttctgtatgaAAAAAGACCACAGTCAAGACAATGTCCATTTAGTGACATGTTCGTTTATTACcccaaacacatttatttcaACTAAACTCCGCATACTCCATCCTGCTGTCTGAATACTCACTAATGTCAGTCTCCTGTTGTCTTTATGAGTTACTTTGCTAAAAATGCTGgtgacttttctttcttacaaaTGAAACCATGTCTGTGTAGCATTCTGAAATATCAGGAAAAAGTCTGACTAAGATTAAAAATCCCTTTCTCAGGAAAGACCTGACCAAGAGGGCAGCAGAAATTACAACAAATATAATCACAGCATGGAAGCCACCCAGATTACACTGCAGGATTAGTTCACATATCAAACGCAATTTAATCCTGCTTCCATCGTGGAAATGATCTCAGCTGAAGTGATATAATCCACACATAATCCATTCGCCATAATCCCATAATTATTACCACCAACAATGACCTTTATTCAACCTCTGAAGATGACCAGGAGGAATTCTCATGCACAGCTGTGTGGCAGTGCTTTTTTGTCCAGATTACCCACCAGTCAAGAACTACTCAATATTACCCTAGCAAAGTTAAAGGAAGTGAACATGCTGCATACGCCCTCTTTATCTTTTAAATGTACCGACTGTAATGACAGTACTGTAGTTCATGGATAAAATGTAAAGCGTAAGGTTGGGGTGAGGCTAGTAAAACCCAGGCTTCTACCCTACTTGGCTCATCCCATTGCATTGATTTACATTTCTACTGTTGATTTAACACGATACCACAGAATAACTGAAAAAATGCTGCCCATACTCTCTTTGACAAACACCTGCTTTACACGGGCACTGGATTCAtaataaaagtgtaaaattgCTGTCAAAGCCCAAATTTATCAGCAGGCTCTCCACAAAAACATCTTAACATGGACACTGCAGAGAGAAACTGTGACAGAGAAAGGAAGATGTCTGGACATTCAGAGTGTTACACAGAAGCTACAGAAACAGCACGCACAGAACAAAAACTCAAGTTCTGGCTCTTTCCTTACCTCCACATAGTGGAGCAATAACAGCCTGAAGCTGTAAGAATACATTATATATTgtatatgatgatgatgattgttACTGTGATATACGATTATTGTGTCCtgtgaacaacaacaagaaaacactGTCCTGTGTTGAGTAGCAAAAACTGTCTTTGGTTTCTGGTACAAGAATTAAAGAATTAATATCTGGCTAAACAAACATGATGCTGGTTTTGGAAAATGTCAGATGCCAAACCAGATGTTGACTGGAAAGATGCTTTTGCGATATGAATGTGTTTATCATCTGTTAAGTAGTTGGCTAACACTAGCCAGAACTAGAAGTAGATATCAGTAGTAAGTGTTAGTGCAGTGCCAAAGCATTTAGTGGAACAGCTCTGGTGAACCTGAATGTCAGTGGGAGAAAGAGAATCTCCAGTAACTCAATTATCTTAAAGTTTAATAATGTTTAAACAGCAAAATgtccaaaaaaccaaaacacttcaTTTGAAATGCTGTTTGATTCTTTGTATGGAGAACACATAGAAGATCAACATGAACGAATAGatcactgcctttttttttgttttctgtctgtttctgttGTGGTGATTCCCAAAATCAAGAAATGGTGGTGATTTAAAGTAGAAAGTCTGAGTTAAAGAATatgttgtatttgtgtttgtgtgtgtgccttttcTGTGTAGGTGACAGAGAGTGTGGATTACCTCTTTGTGTCCTGTGGACCTTTGCATTCCTCAACTCTACATGCGACTACAGCTCACAGGCCTACCAGCCCAACACACAGCAAAGAATGCTGTGTCAGTGGTTTCCTTTGACAGCAAAATGCTTACAGGCAGGCCCGAGGGGCCAGCAGTGTTTCCAGGCTATGCGATGACCTGCTGGCTTTGGTCCAGGCCAACAGTGATGACGAGAGGCTTTCTATTGTGCTGTGAGCCTCTACGTTTGGCCTTTGCCAGAGTATAAAAGCTTGGGTTGAGCGTTGAAGGGACCAGCACGAGCTAGCCTCCCTCATACGGCACTGCAAGCTATACTGACGCAGGTAAgcacacacagacgcagacATACAGGCCAGAGCATTCATCATGGTACAGTAGGACACCCACACATCCAGAGCCAGGGCCCACTCCCTGCCCACCGCTCCCAGCTTAAACTCCACCGTCCCGGGGAAAGGCCAAAACAACACCCAAATGAACCTCCAACACAAACTTCAGACTTGTGCTACTAGTCCAAAACCCTCCAAACACTTCTGCCTACCAACCCTCTGTCTATGTTGACACCTTGCCTGGGCCACATTTAACCTCACTTCTCCTTCCCTTTCACTTTCTCCTCTGAAACCCTGTCACTTCGATTTACACCTCTATTTCTGTTCATCCCCTTGTCTTCCTCCATCTTTCACCCAGACTCTCCTGAAGCCCCTCACCATGTCTCAGACTGCCAAGTCCGCCTCCAGCCAGGGCACTGATGCCAAGGACAAGGGAGCCCCAGCTCCAGCTGCCTCCAGCAAGGCCACCAAGACCGGCGAGCCTGGCATGGGATCCTTCAGAGTGAGTCATTGCAGAGACAGAAtgtgtgcattttattttttcctaaagGGCAAAGAAAGTAGACTGCATGTTGTCCCATGTGTTTCATCTAGCAGGGCAGTTATATGTTTATTTACTGAAGGTTTGAATTAGACATTAGAATTTCAGATACTATAGAGGTGAATGATAAAAAACAGCAAGAAACTTGGTTAAAAGACCAAAAATAACCACTTTGAATTTAGATACTGATGCTTTGAGcagtaaaaaatttttttttatccaaaatGTATTGAGGCTATTCTTTCTGATCTGAGTACCTATGTACTTTAGACTCTTTCTGTGAAAGCCACCGCCTCACAGGGCTTAAGAAATGTCTCTGAGATGGAGCAAAAATTAAATGACCTCATATACTATAGTCTAGTGAAAAATAATGTATATTTGTAAGCTCATAATCTTTAATACTGGCATCATTTTACACGTAGCCACGTTAAAAGCGACATGTTTCTCAAGTATAAGGTCGTTTTGGAAATCTAAGTAATTAGTAAGTTCAGTCAGTGCTGAGGAGTTTAAAGGGGAAATTACTGTTTAAGAAGTTACCTTTTTTCATGCTCCATCCAAAAATGATTCCAAATCCAAAATTTGTTTTAAACCTTCCACATGAACTACAGCTATAAACATAGTGTAAAGAAACAGCTATGACTCTATGTGTCCTCTGCGCAGATCATGCTGTTCGACCAGGAGAACTTCCAGGGCAGGATGATGGAGGTCCAGAATGAGTGTATGAACGTGTGTGACCGTGGCATGGATAGAGTGCGTAGTATCATTGTGGAGTGTGGCCCGTAagtgaatacacacacacacacttgatttAAGCAGCTGCCTGCATATCTTCTCTATTCATGTATATGTCACTTTTATCTTTCTTCCAATTCTTCTCCTGTGCCTTCCCCACTTAACccttttgccccccccccccccccccccccatcctgTCCATGGTGTCCCCCGTTCTCCAGCTTTGTTGCCTTTGAGCAGACTAACTTCCGTGGGGAGATGTTCATCCTG is drawn from Pelmatolapia mariae isolate MD_Pm_ZW linkage group LG7, Pm_UMD_F_2, whole genome shotgun sequence and contains these coding sequences:
- the cryba4 gene encoding beta-crystallin A4 isoform X1, encoding MQRSTGHKEVGTKKSPSLLLSRGFQHGPLPGEALKGWGRVAPLTLTAGQPKGIKQDKMTHHCTKFSGHWKIIVFDEECFQGRRHEFTSECCNVMEFGFETVRSLRVESGAWVGYEHASYQGQQFVLERGEYPQCDAFGGSNAYHIERLTSFRPIACANHRECRMTIYERENFLGRKGELSDDYPSLQAMGWCNNEVGSLRIHSGAFVCYQYPGYRGYQYIMECDRHCGEYKHFREFGSHCQTPQIQSIRRIQQ
- the cryba4 gene encoding beta-crystallin A4 isoform X2; translation: MADYTIPLVGTKKSPSLLLSRGFQHGPLPGEALKGWGRVAPLTLTAGQPKGIKQDKMTHHCTKFSGHWKIIVFDEECFQGRRHEFTSECCNVMEFGFETVRSLRVESGAWVGYEHASYQGQQFVLERGEYPQCDAFGGSNAYHIERLTSFRPIACANHRECRMTIYERENFLGRKGELSDDYPSLQAMGWCNNEVGSLRIHSGAFVCYQYPGYRGYQYIMECDRHCGEYKHFREFGSHCQTPQIQSIRRIQQ